The Desulforegulaceae bacterium genome window below encodes:
- the ilvC gene encoding ketol-acid reductoisomerase, whose protein sequence is MAIINFGGTDEEVITSDEFTMDKAREILKNEIVAVLGYGVQGPGQAMNMRDNGINVIIGQRQNSASWDKAVKDGWVPGETLFPIEEAAKKATVIQYLLSDAGQSQLWPVVKECLNEGDALYFSHGFSVAYKDQTKVIPPENVDVILVAPKGSGRSVRVNFLEGNGLNASFAVHQDFTGRAKERCLALGIVIGSGYLFHTTFEKEVYSDLTGERGVLMGCLRGVMEAQYDLLRKNGHSPSEAFNETVEELTESLIRLVGENGMDWMYANCSTTAQRGALDWSPKFKEAVKPVFEELYDSVKTGKETEVVMRVNTAPDYREKLNKELKEIHDSEMWQAGAAVRALRPTNR, encoded by the coding sequence ATGGCTATTATTAATTTTGGTGGTACGGATGAAGAAGTAATAACCTCTGACGAGTTCACAATGGACAAGGCAAGAGAAATTTTGAAAAATGAAATAGTTGCTGTTCTTGGCTATGGTGTTCAGGGTCCTGGTCAGGCTATGAATATGAGAGATAACGGCATTAACGTGATAATCGGTCAAAGACAGAATAGTGCTTCTTGGGACAAGGCTGTAAAAGACGGATGGGTTCCAGGAGAAACTCTTTTCCCAATAGAAGAAGCTGCAAAAAAAGCAACTGTTATTCAGTATCTTCTTTCAGATGCAGGGCAGTCTCAGCTTTGGCCTGTAGTTAAAGAGTGTCTTAATGAAGGTGACGCCCTTTATTTTTCCCATGGGTTTTCAGTTGCTTACAAAGATCAGACCAAAGTAATTCCGCCTGAAAATGTAGATGTTATCCTTGTTGCACCAAAGGGCTCTGGACGTTCTGTAAGGGTTAATTTCCTTGAAGGAAATGGTCTTAATGCAAGCTTTGCAGTTCACCAGGATTTTACAGGAAGAGCTAAGGAAAGATGTCTTGCCCTTGGAATAGTTATAGGTTCAGGTTATCTTTTTCACACAACCTTTGAAAAAGAAGTTTATTCAGACCTTACAGGTGAAAGAGGAGTTCTTATGGGATGCCTTCGCGGTGTGATGGAAGCCCAGTATGATCTCTTAAGAAAAAACGGTCATTCTCCAAGTGAAGCATTCAATGAAACTGTAGAAGAGCTTACAGAATCACTTATTCGTCTTGTCGGGGAAAACGGAATGGACTGGATGTATGCAAATTGTTCAACAACAGCTCAAAGAGGAGCCCTTGACTGGTCTCCAAAATTTAAAGAAGCTGTAAAGCCGGTTTTTGAAGAGCTTTACGACTCAGTTAAAACTGGAAAAGAAACTGAAGTTGTAATGAGGGTTAATACAGCTCCTGATTATAGAGAAAAACTTAATAAGGAACTTAAAGAAATACACGATTCTGAAATGTGGCAGGCAGGTGCTGCAGTAAGAGCCCTTCGTCCTACTAATAGATAG
- the ilvN gene encoding acetolactate synthase small subunit codes for MEEKSILSILVENKPGVLSRIVGLFSGRGYNIDSLCVAETSEPGLSRLTMVTTGDKAIVEQIKKQLHKLINVIKVLDYTDQKFVSRELAMIKVNATASVRAEVLRIVDIFRCRIVDSGPEHYTIQVSADEDKLEALLNLLKPFGIKEVVRTGCVALARGSK; via the coding sequence ATGGAAGAAAAAAGTATTTTATCAATTCTTGTGGAAAATAAGCCAGGAGTTCTTTCAAGAATAGTAGGGCTTTTTAGTGGAAGAGGTTATAATATTGACAGTCTTTGTGTTGCTGAAACAAGTGAACCCGGGCTTTCAAGACTTACAATGGTTACCACAGGTGACAAGGCAATTGTTGAACAGATAAAAAAGCAGCTTCACAAGCTTATCAATGTTATAAAAGTGCTTGACTATACAGATCAAAAGTTTGTAAGCAGGGAACTCGCTATGATAAAAGTTAATGCAACAGCGAGTGTAAGAGCTGAAGTGCTTAGAATTGTTGATATTTTTAGATGTAGAATTGTTGATTCAGGTCCTGAACATTATACAATTCAGGTATCTGCTGATGAAGATAAGCTTGAGGCCTTGCTTAATTTACTCAAGCCTTTTGGTATAAAAGAAGTTGTAAGAACTGGTTGTGTTGCCCTTGCAAGGGGTTCAAAATAG
- the ilvB gene encoding biosynthetic-type acetolactate synthase large subunit codes for MDELTGAQIVWRALKDEGVDTIFGYPGGAVIDYYHELTNTDIKHILVRHEQAAVHAADGYARATRKVGVALVTSGPGATNTVTGIATAYMDSIPMVVITGQVPTSLIGNDAFQEVDIVGITRPCTKHNYLVKDINDLEHTIKEAFYLARTGRPGPVLIDIPKDITNAKTLYKDIKEITMPSYNPTFKPNMKQLQKVVDLIKKAEKPIIFGGGGIALGQASEAFTKFAKLTNIPVTTSLMGLGTFPGTDDNWLGMLGMHGTYRANMAISESDLMIAVGVRFDDRVTGKTDEFASKSTIVHIDIDPTSIHKNVTVEIPIVGDCKETLEALNCLIEKEDKETICPKREKWLNTIDDWKSTTPLKYEQDEEVIKPQYVVEKLFEITKGDAIIATEVGQNQMWAAQYYHFNNPDHWLTSGGLGTMGYGFPAAMGAQAGKPDALVVDIAGDGSIQMNSQELATVVQYNLPVKIVILNNRFLGMVRQWQGLFYNKNYSGTDMSHAPDFVKLAEAYGAKGFRATKPSEVEETLKKGLETEGPVIMEFVVDREENVYPMVPAGAPITKMLLV; via the coding sequence ATGGACGAGTTAACAGGAGCACAAATTGTTTGGAGAGCTCTTAAAGACGAAGGAGTTGATACAATTTTCGGTTATCCCGGCGGTGCGGTTATTGATTATTATCATGAGCTTACAAACACTGACATTAAACATATTCTTGTTAGACATGAGCAGGCTGCTGTTCATGCTGCTGACGGATATGCAAGGGCGACAAGAAAAGTTGGTGTTGCATTGGTAACTTCAGGTCCTGGTGCAACCAATACTGTTACAGGGATTGCCACAGCTTATATGGACTCAATTCCAATGGTTGTAATTACCGGACAGGTTCCCACATCTCTTATAGGAAATGATGCTTTTCAGGAAGTTGATATTGTTGGAATTACAAGGCCATGTACCAAACATAATTATCTTGTAAAAGATATTAATGATCTTGAGCATACAATCAAAGAGGCTTTTTATCTTGCAAGAACTGGAAGGCCTGGTCCTGTTTTAATTGATATTCCAAAAGATATTACAAATGCAAAAACTCTTTATAAAGATATTAAAGAAATAACAATGCCTTCATATAACCCAACATTTAAGCCTAATATGAAACAGCTTCAAAAGGTTGTTGATTTAATTAAAAAAGCTGAAAAACCTATCATTTTCGGTGGTGGCGGCATTGCTCTAGGCCAGGCAAGCGAAGCTTTTACAAAGTTTGCAAAACTTACAAATATTCCTGTTACAACTTCTTTAATGGGACTTGGAACTTTTCCCGGAACTGATGACAACTGGCTTGGAATGCTTGGAATGCATGGAACATACAGGGCCAACATGGCAATTTCAGAAAGTGATCTTATGATTGCAGTTGGTGTTCGTTTTGATGACAGGGTTACAGGTAAAACAGATGAATTTGCAAGTAAGTCCACCATAGTTCATATTGATATAGATCCTACTTCTATTCATAAGAACGTAACTGTTGAAATTCCCATTGTAGGAGACTGCAAAGAAACTCTTGAAGCATTGAATTGCCTGATTGAAAAAGAGGACAAAGAAACCATTTGTCCAAAAAGAGAAAAATGGTTGAATACTATTGATGATTGGAAAAGCACTACTCCTCTTAAATATGAACAGGATGAAGAAGTTATCAAGCCTCAGTATGTTGTTGAAAAACTTTTTGAAATTACCAAGGGCGATGCCATAATTGCAACTGAAGTTGGACAAAACCAGATGTGGGCTGCCCAGTATTATCATTTTAATAATCCTGACCACTGGCTTACATCAGGCGGTCTTGGAACCATGGGTTATGGTTTTCCTGCAGCAATGGGAGCCCAGGCCGGAAAGCCTGATGCACTTGTTGTAGATATTGCCGGAGATGGAAGTATCCAGATGAACAGTCAGGAGCTTGCAACAGTTGTTCAGTATAATCTTCCTGTAAAAATAGTTATTTTAAACAACCGTTTTCTTGGAATGGTTAGACAATGGCAGGGACTTTTTTATAACAAGAATTATTCAGGAACTGATATGTCACATGCTCCGGATTTTGTAAAACTTGCTGAAGCTTACGGAGCTAAAGGGTTTAGAGCAACAAAACCTTCTGAGGTGGAAGAAACCCTTAAAAAAGGTCTTGAAACTGAAGGGCCTGTTATCATGGAATTTGTTGTTGACAGGGAAGAAAACGTTTATCCTATGGTTCCTGCGGGAGCTCCAATTACCAAGATGCTTTTGGTATAA
- the ilvD gene encoding dihydroxy-acid dehydratase → MKSDNAKKGIERAPHRALFKSMGYTDDEIRRPMIGIAHSASDIVPGHVHLDKIVDAVKAGVYSAGGLPLSFGTIGVCDGIAMNHTGMSYSLGSREIIADSVEIMAKAHAFDAIVLVPNCDKIVPGMLMAAARLDIPAIVVSGGAMLAGRHPVKKNEKIDLISVFEAVGAVRNNTMTEAELLEIEDSACPTCGSCSGMFTANSMNCLTEAIGMALPGNGTIPAVMAGRIRLAKMTGQKILELLEKDIKPSDIMTEKSFQNALAVDMALGCSTNTVLHLPAIANEAGVQMDLSMINEISSKTPHICSMSPGGKDHIEDLDMAGGIQAVIKELSEINVINTDLLTVTGKTVGENIAGAVVRDRDVIRSVKDPYHKVGGLAVLFGNLAENGCVVKQSAVREEMMIHEGPARVFNSEEEATEAILTNKINKGDVIVIRYEGPMGGPGMREMLTPTSSIAGMGLDADVALITDGRFSGGTRGAAIGHVSPEASQGGVIAAVNEGDIIAIDIPLKKIELKVDQKEIEARLLKIIKPEPKIKKGYMARYSRNVKSANFGAVLKED, encoded by the coding sequence ATGAAAAGTGATAATGCAAAAAAAGGGATTGAAAGAGCACCACATAGAGCTTTATTTAAGTCAATGGGTTATACTGATGATGAAATAAGAAGACCAATGATTGGTATTGCTCATTCTGCAAGTGATATAGTGCCGGGTCATGTTCATCTTGATAAAATAGTTGATGCAGTAAAAGCAGGTGTTTATTCAGCTGGAGGGCTTCCTCTTTCCTTTGGAACTATTGGTGTTTGTGATGGAATAGCAATGAATCATACTGGAATGAGCTATTCTCTTGGAAGCAGGGAAATCATTGCTGATTCAGTTGAGATTATGGCAAAAGCCCATGCCTTTGATGCAATTGTCCTTGTTCCCAATTGTGATAAAATTGTACCTGGGATGCTTATGGCAGCTGCACGACTTGATATTCCAGCAATTGTTGTAAGCGGAGGGGCAATGCTTGCGGGAAGACATCCCGTAAAAAAGAATGAAAAAATAGATCTTATTTCTGTTTTTGAAGCTGTTGGAGCTGTAAGAAACAATACAATGACAGAAGCTGAGCTTTTGGAAATTGAAGATTCAGCTTGTCCAACCTGTGGCTCATGCTCAGGAATGTTTACAGCAAACTCAATGAATTGTCTTACAGAAGCTATAGGAATGGCTCTTCCTGGAAACGGGACAATTCCTGCTGTGATGGCTGGAAGAATAAGACTTGCAAAAATGACTGGCCAGAAAATTCTTGAACTTTTAGAAAAAGATATAAAGCCTTCCGATATAATGACAGAAAAGTCATTTCAAAATGCTCTTGCAGTTGATATGGCACTTGGATGTTCAACAAATACAGTTTTACATCTTCCTGCAATTGCCAACGAAGCAGGTGTTCAAATGGATCTTTCCATGATTAATGAAATAAGTTCAAAAACTCCTCATATTTGTTCAATGAGTCCTGGAGGAAAAGATCATATTGAAGATCTTGATATGGCCGGTGGAATTCAGGCGGTAATCAAGGAGTTGTCAGAAATAAATGTAATAAACACAGATCTTTTAACAGTAACAGGAAAGACTGTTGGTGAAAATATTGCAGGTGCAGTTGTAAGAGATCGTGATGTTATAAGGTCTGTTAAAGACCCTTATCATAAAGTTGGAGGTCTTGCTGTATTGTTTGGAAATCTTGCTGAAAACGGCTGTGTTGTAAAGCAGTCTGCAGTAAGAGAAGAAATGATGATACATGAAGGACCTGCAAGGGTTTTTAATTCAGAAGAAGAAGCAACTGAAGCAATTCTCACCAATAAGATAAACAAGGGTGATGTAATAGTAATAAGGTATGAAGGACCCATGGGAGGCCCTGGAATGAGGGAAATGCTTACTCCTACTTCTTCAATTGCAGGAATGGGGCTTGATGCCGATGTTGCTCTTATAACAGACGGAAGATTTTCCGGAGGTACCAGAGGAGCGGCAATTGGTCATGTTTCACCGGAAGCAAGCCAAGGCGGAGTTATTGCAGCTGTAAATGAAGGAGATATTATTGCAATTGATATTCCTTTAAAAAAAATAGAATTAAAAGTTGATCAAAAAGAAATTGAAGCCAGGCTTTTAAAAATCATAAAACCTGAGCCAAAAATCAAAAAGGGGTATATGGCACGCTATAGCAGGAATGTTAAATCTGCAAATTTTGGTGCTGTATTAAAGGAAGATTAA
- a CDS encoding ATP-dependent 6-phosphofructokinase, with translation MNIEIKTLGKPKLESPIYSQHKSKLSDFVSNERKIFYEPDFLDDNEDFPKYFESAGPRKKIYFDPVNTRCAVVTCGGLCPGLNDIIRAIVLGLHYRYSVKKIFGIKHGLQGFIPSYGHDVLELNPPMVERIMDQGGSMLGSSRGEQNLDEIIDSLERLNIQILFMIGGDGTLKAAHKLAVRILEKNLKISIIGIPKTIDNDIVITERSFGFDTAVSEAARAIRAAHNEAIGFPNGIGLVKLMGRYSGFIAASASLAQQDANFVLIPEVKFKLKGEGGLLPAIEKRLKERKHAVIVAAEGAGQEFFNEDTGKDKSGNTKLHDIGLYLKENIQSYLSEKNIPHSIKYIDPSYMIRSLPANSNDSVFCGFLARDAVHAGMTGRTDMLVGCINNRFIHIPMELCAGKRKHVKPQGKLWQAVLESTGQGDFLI, from the coding sequence ATGAATATAGAAATAAAAACACTTGGTAAACCAAAACTTGAGTCTCCAATTTACAGCCAGCATAAATCCAAGCTTTCAGACTTTGTTTCAAACGAAAGAAAGATTTTTTATGAGCCGGATTTTTTGGATGATAATGAAGATTTTCCAAAATATTTTGAATCAGCAGGGCCCAGAAAAAAAATTTATTTTGATCCTGTAAATACAAGGTGTGCTGTTGTTACATGCGGAGGGCTTTGTCCGGGATTAAATGATATAATACGAGCTATTGTTTTAGGGTTGCATTATAGGTACAGTGTAAAAAAGATTTTTGGAATCAAACACGGTCTTCAAGGATTTATTCCTTCTTATGGACATGATGTTTTAGAACTTAACCCTCCAATGGTTGAGAGAATAATGGATCAGGGAGGTTCAATGCTTGGCTCATCAAGAGGAGAACAAAACCTTGATGAAATAATAGACAGCCTTGAAAGACTAAATATTCAGATTCTTTTTATGATTGGCGGTGATGGAACTTTAAAGGCTGCTCATAAACTTGCAGTTAGAATTTTAGAAAAAAATCTTAAAATTTCTATAATAGGAATTCCAAAAACCATAGATAATGACATTGTAATTACTGAAAGATCATTTGGGTTTGATACTGCTGTTTCCGAAGCTGCAAGAGCAATAAGAGCAGCCCATAACGAAGCAATTGGATTCCCAAATGGTATTGGGCTTGTAAAGCTTATGGGAAGATATTCTGGGTTTATTGCTGCCTCGGCTTCCCTTGCCCAGCAGGATGCAAATTTTGTTCTTATTCCTGAAGTAAAATTTAAGCTCAAGGGAGAAGGGGGGCTTTTACCTGCAATTGAAAAAAGATTAAAGGAAAGAAAACACGCTGTAATTGTAGCCGCTGAGGGAGCAGGGCAGGAGTTTTTTAATGAGGATACTGGCAAAGATAAATCAGGAAACACCAAGCTTCATGATATTGGGCTTTATCTTAAAGAAAATATCCAAAGTTATTTAAGTGAGAAAAACATTCCCCATTCAATCAAATATATTGATCCAAGCTATATGATCAGAAGTCTTCCTGCTAATTCCAATGACAGTGTTTTTTGTGGCTTTCTTGCTCGCGATGCTGTTCATGCAGGAATGACAGGAAGGACTGATATGCTTGTAGGATGTATAAATAATAGATTTATTCATATTCCCATGGAACTTTGTGCTGGAAAAAGAAAGCATGTTAAACCCCAGGGAAAATTATGGCAGGCAGTTCTTGAGTCAACAGGTCAGGGTGACTTTCTTATTTAG
- a CDS encoding KpsF/GutQ family sugar-phosphate isomerase, protein MNNIVDDIKYIFTQEAESLLFVRDKIDENFVRAVELISFSKGKVVISGIGKSGLVGRKISATLNSTGTYSIFLHPVEAMHGDLGILKKEDIFIGLSNSGETTELNMVLSSVKRAGCPVISFTGNKNSTLAKNSDLVIDTGVEKEACPLNLAPTSSTTALLCAGDALASALILKKGFKKEDFKKFHPGGLLGKRLSMKVEELMNSMEKTPLVPIESDLGVALEILDEKNLGAVFIIEKNNKLSGVLTDGDIRRFIVDRKIDFKISVKEYMTKKPLLAFLGSPVYDSLNLMETNQITVLPVVDFDNKVVGILHLHDILGKGELKFSGQ, encoded by the coding sequence ATGAACAATATAGTAGATGATATAAAATATATATTTACCCAGGAGGCAGAGTCTCTTTTATTTGTCAGGGACAAGATTGATGAAAATTTTGTAAGGGCAGTTGAGTTAATTTCATTTTCCAAGGGAAAAGTTGTAATTTCAGGCATTGGTAAATCAGGGCTTGTTGGAAGAAAAATTTCTGCAACTTTAAATTCAACTGGAACCTATTCAATCTTTCTTCATCCAGTTGAAGCAATGCATGGAGATCTTGGTATTTTAAAAAAAGAAGATATATTTATAGGGCTTTCAAACAGCGGAGAAACCACAGAATTAAATATGGTCCTTTCCTCGGTGAAAAGAGCTGGTTGTCCTGTAATTTCATTTACAGGAAACAAAAACTCAACCCTTGCCAAAAACTCTGATTTGGTTATTGATACAGGAGTAGAAAAAGAAGCCTGCCCTTTAAATCTTGCTCCCACTTCAAGTACCACTGCACTTTTATGTGCTGGAGATGCTCTTGCATCAGCATTGATTTTAAAAAAAGGATTTAAAAAAGAAGATTTTAAAAAATTTCATCCCGGGGGTCTCCTTGGTAAAAGGCTTTCCATGAAAGTAGAAGAACTTATGAATTCAATGGAAAAAACTCCTCTTGTTCCAATTGAGTCTGACCTAGGAGTTGCCCTTGAAATTCTTGACGAAAAAAATCTTGGGGCTGTTTTTATAATTGAAAAAAATAATAAATTATCAGGAGTTCTAACAGACGGTGATATAAGACGGTTTATAGTTGATAGAAAAATAGATTTTAAAATTTCTGTAAAGGAATATATGACAAAAAAGCCTCTTTTGGCTTTTTTGGGTTCTCCTGTTTATGACTCCCTTAATCTTATGGAAACAAATCAGATCACTGTTCTTCCAGTTGTTGATTTTGATAACAAGGTTGTAGGAATTTTGCATCTCCATGATATTCTTGGTAAAGGCGAACTTAAATTTAGCGGGCAATGA
- a CDS encoding PxxKW family cysteine-rich protein, translated as MICTTTRNGDECVLMTSKGCSFEGGTCLPIAEQCEGCSRVKTYDAGKYCTAFPAPAEQWRLGNCTMATHMAVQKAVVDGKKKVNPLKASKRR; from the coding sequence ATGATTTGCACAACAACTCGTAATGGTGACGAATGCGTATTAATGACATCTAAAGGCTGTTCTTTTGAAGGTGGAACCTGTCTTCCTATTGCTGAACAATGCGAAGGATGCTCAAGGGTTAAAACATATGATGCTGGCAAATACTGTACTGCTTTTCCAGCTCCTGCAGAACAATGGAGACTTGGCAACTGCACCATGGCTACTCATATGGCAGTTCAAAAAGCCGTCGTTGACGGAAAAAAGAAAGTCAACCCGCTCAAAGCTTCAAAACGCCGTTAA
- a CDS encoding ABC-F family ATP-binding cassette domain-containing protein has product MSYLMNLLNIEKTYGFELLFENFSLGIEKGDKIGIIGPNGAGKSTLLKIISGLVSPDNGEINRVKGLNCEYLDQDPDFEDSFIVGNIISSSIEKSLEKNPGKEGEIRKVTGLSGMSEYDDTKVGLFSGGMKKRLALTCAMMQLPDILLLDEPTNHLDLNGIEWLENMLNNSGITYMSVTHDREFLNNCADKIIEISPVFPGSHFIVEGNFETFLNKKDLFLQNQSDKVLSLANKMRREDDWLSRSPKARTTKAKFRIDKAYELKDELSQTRSRDNVNLSPEIEFESTGRKTKRLVSAKEISKSFNGKTIIDNFSIVLQRNDRVSILGANGSGKTTLVDMLSGQSFPDKGKIDHVENLKIIYFDQKRAFLDKSKTPKEILAPDSDSVIVKNRKLHIISWLKKFGIAKEQINQPVHSLSGGEQARVLMADLIRTPCDLIFLDEPTNDLDIPTIEMLEDALLNFEGCVVAVTHDRYFAKAIGSKYVGINNHGKLGIYHELGQWQEELAESEKKTEKKEKKKTQGKNRLDNKPRKLSYKYQLELDTMEEKILENEELISKLEIKASDTELMKKTEDYIKVCEDLKKAQEKNEALYERWGYLESLELELKKD; this is encoded by the coding sequence ATGTCTTATCTTATGAACCTTTTGAATATTGAAAAAACCTATGGTTTTGAACTTCTTTTTGAAAATTTTTCCCTTGGAATAGAAAAGGGAGATAAAATTGGAATAATAGGACCAAATGGAGCTGGTAAATCAACTCTTCTAAAAATTATTTCAGGGCTTGTATCACCTGATAATGGAGAAATAAATAGGGTAAAAGGTCTTAATTGCGAGTATCTTGACCAGGATCCTGATTTTGAAGACTCTTTTATTGTTGGAAATATTATTTCAAGTTCAATAGAAAAATCTCTTGAAAAAAATCCTGGAAAAGAAGGCGAAATAAGAAAAGTAACAGGCCTTTCAGGTATGAGTGAATATGATGATACAAAAGTTGGGCTTTTTTCAGGGGGAATGAAAAAAAGACTTGCCCTTACCTGTGCCATGATGCAGCTTCCTGATATTCTTCTTCTTGATGAGCCAACAAACCATCTTGATCTAAATGGAATAGAATGGCTTGAAAATATGCTCAACAATTCTGGTATTACTTATATGTCGGTTACCCATGATAGGGAATTTTTAAATAATTGCGCAGATAAAATAATTGAAATTTCACCTGTGTTTCCAGGTTCCCACTTTATTGTAGAGGGAAATTTTGAAACTTTTTTAAATAAAAAAGACCTGTTTCTTCAGAATCAGTCTGATAAGGTTCTCTCTCTTGCAAATAAAATGAGAAGGGAAGACGATTGGCTTTCAAGATCTCCAAAGGCAAGAACTACAAAAGCAAAGTTTAGAATTGATAAAGCCTATGAGCTAAAAGATGAGCTTTCCCAAACAAGATCAAGGGATAATGTTAATCTTTCTCCTGAAATAGAGTTTGAGTCAACAGGTAGAAAAACTAAAAGACTTGTAAGTGCAAAGGAAATTTCCAAATCATTTAATGGAAAAACAATTATTGATAATTTTTCAATTGTTCTTCAAAGAAACGATAGAGTTTCTATTTTGGGTGCTAATGGAAGCGGAAAAACAACTCTTGTTGATATGCTTTCAGGTCAAAGTTTCCCTGACAAGGGAAAAATTGACCATGTTGAAAACTTGAAAATAATTTACTTTGATCAAAAAAGAGCGTTCCTTGATAAAAGTAAAACTCCAAAAGAAATTCTTGCTCCAGACTCTGACTCAGTTATTGTTAAAAATAGAAAACTTCATATTATTTCCTGGTTGAAAAAATTCGGGATTGCAAAAGAACAGATAAATCAACCAGTACATTCACTTTCTGGTGGCGAGCAGGCAAGAGTTTTAATGGCTGATCTCATTAGAACTCCTTGTGATCTTATTTTTCTTGATGAGCCTACAAATGATCTTGATATTCCAACAATAGAAATGCTTGAAGATGCACTTTTAAATTTTGAAGGATGCGTTGTCGCTGTTACCCATGACAGGTATTTTGCAAAAGCAATTGGTTCAAAATATGTTGGAATTAATAATCATGGAAAATTAGGAATTTATCATGAGCTTGGCCAATGGCAGGAAGAGTTAGCTGAATCTGAGAAAAAAACAGAAAAAAAGGAAAAAAAGAAAACTCAAGGAAAAAACAGGTTGGATAACAAGCCCAGGAAACTTTCTTATAAATATCAGCTTGAACTTGACACAATGGAAGAAAAAATTCTTGAAAATGAAGAGCTTATAAGCAAACTTGAAATAAAGGCTTCAGATACAGAACTTATGAAAAAGACTGAAGATTATATAAAAGTTTGTGAGGATTTAAAAAAAGCCCAGGAAAAAAATGAAGCTCTCTATGAAAGATGGGGATATCTTGAATCTTTAGAACTTGAACTTAAAAAAGATTAA
- the rlmD gene encoding 23S rRNA (uracil(1939)-C(5))-methyltransferase RlmD, whose protein sequence is MGRKKKETVYDLEIEDLAFGGRGIGKIEGMVVFVEGAVPGDLVRAKIFKRKKQFAEARTIEVLRPSLKRIEPKCQYFGTCGGCRWQFLDYKDQLEYKTNHVKEAFSHIGKFENILVLDALGSPEIFHYRNKMEFSFTNSRWLTPQELEDKTIEKGSGIGLHVPGFYSKIVDIETCFIQPKKGNEILEEVRSFMLNSENEVYDERSHQGFWRFLMLRHSVFNNSFMINFVTGYEDIEEIKKLSNILTSKFPEISSVLNNVSGKKASISQGDYEVLIHGNDHIIEKLGDFEFSISANSFFQTNSKGAKQLYDLVKDFADLKGDEFVFDLYTGTGSIAIYLSKYAKKILGIEIVESAIKDARKNCQFNNVSNCEFITGDLKDVIKDLNETPDVLVCDPPRAGMHKDVVNKIMELSPKKIVYVSCNPSTMARDCAILKDKYELKKIQPVDMFPHTYHIEAVAKLVLKE, encoded by the coding sequence TTGGGTAGAAAAAAGAAAGAGACCGTTTATGACTTGGAAATTGAAGATCTTGCATTCGGAGGTCGGGGAATAGGGAAAATAGAAGGAATGGTTGTATTTGTTGAAGGAGCTGTTCCCGGAGATTTGGTAAGGGCTAAGATTTTTAAAAGAAAAAAACAATTTGCCGAAGCAAGGACAATTGAAGTTTTAAGGCCTTCTTTGAAAAGAATAGAACCTAAGTGCCAATATTTTGGAACCTGCGGAGGATGCAGATGGCAGTTTTTAGATTATAAAGATCAGCTTGAATACAAAACAAACCATGTGAAAGAAGCTTTTTCTCATATTGGAAAATTTGAGAATATATTGGTTCTTGATGCTCTTGGTTCTCCTGAGATTTTTCATTATAGAAACAAAATGGAGTTTTCATTTACAAACTCAAGATGGCTTACCCCCCAAGAGCTTGAAGATAAAACCATTGAAAAAGGAAGTGGAATAGGACTTCATGTACCAGGTTTTTATTCAAAAATTGTTGATATAGAAACTTGTTTTATTCAGCCCAAAAAAGGAAATGAAATTTTAGAGGAAGTAAGAAGTTTCATGCTGAATTCAGAAAATGAGGTTTATGATGAAAGAAGCCATCAAGGTTTTTGGCGTTTTTTAATGCTCAGGCATTCGGTATTTAATAATTCTTTTATGATAAACTTTGTTACAGGGTATGAAGATATTGAAGAAATAAAAAAACTTTCCAATATTCTTACCAGTAAATTTCCTGAAATAAGCTCTGTTTTAAATAATGTTTCAGGAAAAAAAGCCTCTATCAGCCAGGGAGATTATGAGGTTTTAATCCATGGTAATGATCATATAATTGAAAAACTTGGTGATTTTGAGTTTTCAATTTCAGCAAATTCCTTTTTTCAGACCAATTCAAAAGGTGCCAAACAACTTTATGATCTTGTAAAAGATTTTGCAGATTTAAAAGGAGATGAATTTGTTTTTGATCTTTATACAGGAACAGGTTCCATTGCAATTTATCTTTCCAAATATGCAAAAAAAATTCTTGGAATAGAAATTGTTGAGTCTGCAATAAAAGATGCCAGAAAAAATTGTCAGTTCAATAATGTTTCAAATTGTGAATTTATTACAGGTGACTTAAAAGATGTTATAAAAGATCTAAATGAAACTCCAGATGTTTTAGTATGCGATCCTCCAAGAGCTGGAATGCACAAAGATGTGGTAAATAAAATAATGGAGCTTTCTCCCAAAAAAATTGTTTATGTTTCATGCAATCCTTCAACAATGGCAAGGGATTGTGCTATTTTAAAAGATAAATATGAACTTAAAAAAATTCAGCCGGTTGACATGTTTCCCCATACTTATCATATAGAGGCTGTTGCCAAGCTTGTACTCAAGGAATAA